A section of the Drosophila sechellia strain sech25 chromosome 3L, ASM438219v1, whole genome shotgun sequence genome encodes:
- the LOC6610536 gene encoding carnitine O-palmitoyltransferase 2, mitochondrial → MFRTRVHRNLSWISTNSSRTTTTHGQHYQYLQCSKLPTLYFQRSLPRLPIPLLENSCRRFLEATKPLLSPAEQAETQQTVEQFRQGIGMELHAKLKSHDAENKHTSYISQPWFDMYLADRAPLPLNYNPLLVMKSDTRPEYQQQVVRATNLIISSLRFWRSLQSDLLEPEVYHMNAKKSDTASYRRWMKVAPKAFATYASYAFKAFPLDMSQYNRLFGTSRIPRIGKDELVQSPDAKHILVMRRGHMYAVNVLDSSGYIESPSVILGRLRAVLKLDSDREAASVPLGVLTAGQRDEWAKTRQQFVSNSKNADLLEREVDAALFCVCLDGEEDGVFDENQQEPLLKHLLAGKAQNRWFDKSISLLISADGTTAINFEHSWGDGVAVLRYFNELYKDTLKQPFVSTETVHTPAEGDFANVRPINFEIDDATKSAVSEAYNKNASIVDNLDMNLLKYPHINKPTCKHYGLSPDSIIQLSFQLAYRQAYSGYVGSYESCSTSAFRHGRTETMRPCTNATRDFCEAILQPERSKPSAGELRAMIDNCSKVHGQLTKEAAMGQGFDRHLFALRHTAQKEGIPIPDLYETEAYKRINNNIISTSTLGSDALLAGSFGPVVKNGFGIGYSIQNDFAGAIVTTYKNQADGKVFIDSLETAFDKICAVIQQSSSSKK, encoded by the exons ATGTTCCGGACCCGGGTGCACCGTAATCTGTCGTGGATATCGACGAATTCGTCGAGGACAACGACCACTCATGGCCAGCACTACCAGTACCTGCAATGTTCCAAGCTGCCAACGCTGTACTTTCAGCGCTCCTTGCCGCGATTGCCCATTCCGCTGCTGGAGAACAGCTGTCGACGTTTCCTGGAGGCCACCAAGCCACTGCTCTCCCCGGCGGAGCAGGCGGAGACCCAGCAAACGGTGGAGCAGTTCCGCCAGGGGATCGGCATGGAACTCCACGCCAAACTCAAGAGCCATGATGCAGAGAACAAGCATACCAGCTACATCTCGCAGCCCTGGTTCGACATGTATCTGGCCGATCGAGCTCCCCTGCCCCTCAACTATAATCCGCTGCTGGTGATGAAGAGCGACACGCGACCGGAGTACCAGCAACAGGTGGTTAGGGCTACCAACCTGATCATCAGCTCGCTGCGTTTCTGGCGATCTCTGCAGTCGGATCTCCTAGAGCCGGAGGTATACCACATGAACGCCAAGAAGAGCGACACTGCCAGCTACCGCCGGTGGATGAAGGTGGCACCCAAAGCCTTTGCCACCTACGCGTCTTATGCCTTTAAGGCCTTCCCGCTGGACATGAGCCAGTACAACCGGCTTTTTGGCACCTCCAGGATTCCTAGGATCGGCAAAGACGAGCTGGTTCAGTCACCGGACGCCAAGCACATTCTGGTAATGCGACGCGGTCACATGTACGCCGTGAATGTACTGGACTCGAGTGGATACATCGAGAGTCCCAGTGTGATTCTGGGTAGACTGAGGGCTGTGCTTAAGCTGGACTCAGATCGTGAGGCAGCCAGCGTTCCACTTGGTGTTCTGACCGCCGGACAGCGTGATGAGTGGGCCAAAACAAGGCAGCAGTTTGTTAGCAACTCCAAAAATGCCGATCTTCTGGAGAGAGAGGTGGATGCGGCTCTGTTCTGCGTTTGTCTGGATGGCGAAGAAGATGGAGTCTTTGACGAAAACCAGCAGGAGCCGCTCCTCAAGCATTTGCTGGCGGGAAAAGCGCAGAATCG TTGGTTCGACAAATCCATTTCCCTGCTTATAAGTGCGGATGGAACAACGGCTATAAACTTCGAGCACTCGTGGGGCGATGGAGTGGCTGTGCTTCGCTACTTTAACGAGCTCTACAAGGACACTTTGAAGCAGCCGTTTGTATCCACGGAGACAGTGCACACTCCCGCCGAAGGCGATTTTGCCAACGTGCGGCCCATCAACTTCGAGATCGACGATGCCACCAAGTCGGCCGTTTCGGAGGCTTATAATAAAAACGCCAGCATTGTGGATAATCTGGACATGAATCTGCTGAAGTACCCACACATCAACAAGCCCACATGCAAGCACTATGGCCTGAGTCCGGACTCCATCATTCAGCTGTCCTTCCAGCTGGCTTATCGCCAAGCCTACAGTGGCTATGTGGGCAGCTACGAGTCCTGCAGCACATCCGCCTTCCGACACGGTCGCACCGAAACGATGCGACCGTGCACCAACGCCACACGGGACTTTTGTGAAGCTATTCTCCAGCCGGAGAGGAGCAAGCCCAGCGCCGGAGAGCTCCGAGCGATGATCGACAATTGCAGCAAGGTGCATGGCCAGTTAACCAAGGAGGCGGCTATGGGCCAAGGCTTTGATCGGCATCTCTTTGCCCTCCGGCACACGGCCCAAAAGGAGGGAATACCAATTCCCGATCTCTATGAGACTGAGGCTTACAAGCGCATTAATAACAACATCATTAGTACCTCAACACTGGGATCAGATGCCCTGCTAGCGGGTTCCTTTGGTCCGGTGGTCAAGAATGGCTTCGGAATCGG CTATTCGATTCAGAACGATTTTGCCGGCGCCATTGTCACCACGTACAAAAACCAGGCCGATGGGAAGGTGTTCATAGACAGTCTGGAAACGGCATTTGATAAAATTTGCGCTGTCATCCAGCAGAGCAGCAGTAGCAAGAAGTAG